The proteins below come from a single Xenopus tropicalis strain Nigerian chromosome 9, UCB_Xtro_10.0, whole genome shotgun sequence genomic window:
- the t2r26 gene encoding bitter taste receptor 26 (The RefSeq protein has 4 substitutions compared to this genomic sequence), producing the protein MLSALQLIRAVMLIVTWPCGTILNSSIIAVYLSDWKKGVKLGECDQISVSMGCTNLLLQCFITLGVAFLSYGLHLPFAGQVSAAIGAVFWFSIYLSFWLTAGLSVCYCLRLVNPLPKYFIQLKRRLSRIVTPLLLWSVAISFIMSVPMYGIVGMATDQNTTTNYYSMISNVIDVYKIFGGAFGMGLPTLITSVCILLSLISLLRHIRRMKQKPQFGSPQLKNLIGACRTMFLLMALNSFSFLIIFSSVLSPFNVETIWETVVFSCFMLNPSCEAIVLISGNSKLLRTWLKSLAPQG; encoded by the coding sequence ATGCTGTCGGCACTCCTGCTGATCAGGACGGTGATGCTCATTGTAACATGGCCATGTGGGACCATCCTGAACTCATCCATTATAGCTGTCTATCTCAGCGACTGGAAGAAGGGAGTGAAACTTGGGGAGTGCGATCAGATCTCTGTCAGTATGGGGTGCACCAACCTGCTCTTGCAGTGCTTCATAACGCTTGGTGTGGCCTTCCTCTCATATGGACTCCACCTGCCGTTTGCCGGACAAGTCTCTGCTGCTATCGGTGCTGTGTTCTGGTTTTCCATTTATCTCTCATTTTGGCTCACAGCCGGTCTCTCCGTCTGCTACTGCCTGAGACTGGTCAATCCGTTACCTAAATACTTTATTCAGTTAAAAAGGAGACTCTCTCGCATTGTTACCCCACTTCTTCTGTGGTCAGTGGCAATTTCATTTATTATGAGCGTTCCAATGTACGGCATAGTAGGCATGGCAACTGACCAGAATACAACAACAAATTATTATTCTATGATTTCCAATGTTATTGATGTTTACAAAATCTTTGGTGGTGCATTTGGCATCGGCTTGCCCACCCTTATTACCTCTGTTTGCATTCTACTTTCCCTGATATCGCTCCTGAGGCACATCCGTAGAATGAAGCAGAAACCTCAGTTCGGGAGTCCTCAGCTGAAGAACCTTATAGGAGCTTGCAGGACAATGTTCCTACTCATGGCTCTGAATTCTTTTTCCTTCCTAATAATTTTCAGTTCAGTACTATCTCCATTTAATGTGGAAACTATATGGGAGACTGTGGTTTTTTCATGTTTCATGTTAAACCCTTCATGTGAAGCCATTGTTCTGATCTCTGGAAATTCCAAGTTGCTCAGGACCTGGTTAAAATCCTTAGCTCCTCAGAGATAG
- the t2r48 gene encoding bitter taste receptor 48 — MLSALQLIRTVMLIVTWPCGTILNSSIIAVYLSDWKKGVKLGECDQISLSMGCTNLLLQCFVTLGVAFLSYGLHLPFASKVSLAVGAVLWFIVFLSFWLTAGLSVCYCLRLVNPLPKYFIQLKRRLSSIITPLLLWSVAFLFILTVPINCMEGIATDHNTTTNYNISNTVAVYMIFDGILGIGFPTLITSICIVLSLISLLRHIRRMKQNTQFGSPQLKNLIGACRTMFLLMALNFIFFLVILRMILSPYNPETIWQTVVFSCVMLTPSGQAIVLIFGNSKLLSAWSKPVAPQG; from the coding sequence ATGCTGTCGGCACTCCAGCTGATCAGGACGGTGATGCTCATTGTAACATGGCCATGTGGGACCATCCTGAACTCATCCATTATAGCTGTCTATCTCAGCGACTGGAAGAAGGGAGTGAAACTTGGGGAGTGCGATCAGATCAGTCTCAGTATGGGGTGCACCAACCTGCTCTTGCAGTGCTTCGTAACGCTTGGAGTGGCCTTCCTCTCATATGGACTCCACCTGCCGTTTGCCTCAAAAGTCTCTCTAGCTGTCGGTGCTGTGCTCTGGTTTATTGTTTTTCTCTCATTTTGGCTCACAGCCGGTCTCTCCGTCTGCTACTGTCTGAGACTGGTCAATCCGTTACCTAAATACTTTATTCAGTTAAAAAGGAGACTCTCTAGCATCATTACCCCACTTCTTCTGTGGTCAGTGgcctttttatttattcttaCTGTTCCAATTAACTGCATGGAAGGCATAGCAACAGACCACAATACAACAACAAATTATAATATTTCCAATACTGTTGCTGTTTACATGATCTTTGATGGTATACTTGGCATTGGCTTTCCCACCCTTATTACCTCTATTTGTATTGTACTTTCCCTGATATCGCTCCTGAGGCACATCCGGAGGATGAAGCAGAACACTCAGTTTGGGAGTCCTCAGCTGAAGAACCTTATAGGAGCTTGCAGGACAATGTTCCTACTCATGGCTCtgaattttattttcttcctggTAATTCTGCGTATGATACTATCCCCATATAATCCGGAAACTATATGGCAAACTGTGGTGTTTTCATGCGTCATGTTAACCCCCTCAGGCCAAGCCATTGTTCTGATCTTTGGAAATTCCAAGTTACTCAGTGCCTGGTCTAAACCCGTAGCTCCTCAGGGATAG
- the LOC101731479 gene encoding LOW QUALITY PROTEIN: taste receptor type 2 member 40 (The sequence of the model RefSeq protein was modified relative to this genomic sequence to represent the inferred CDS: substituted 1 base at 1 genomic stop codon), translating into MLSALQVIRTVILIVTWPCGTILNSSIIAVYLSDWKKGVKLGECDQISLSMGCTNLLLQCFITLGVAFISYGMYLPFAVQVSLAVGAVLXFSIFLSFWLTAGLSVCYCLRLANPLPKCFLQLKRRLSRIVTPLLLWSVAISFTVTFSNIILYTGTNQNLTILYHNNKSNVNDDYSIPAITFGISLPSIITSICILLSLISLLRHIRRMKQNPQVRSPQLKNLIRACRTMFLLMTLNFLFFLIIFSLMVPLYDVGTVWNMVRSSGIVLIPSGQAVVLIFGNSKLLGAWTKTLFPQ; encoded by the coding sequence ATGCTGTCGGCACTCCAGGTGATCAGGACGGTGATACTCATTGTAACATGGCCATGTGGGACCATCCTGAACTCATCCATTATAGCTGTCTATCTCAGCGACTGGAAGAAGGGAGTGAAACTTGGGGAGTGCGATCAGATCAGTCTCAGTATGGGGTGCACCAACCTGCTCTTGCAGTGCTTCATAACACTTGGAGTGGCCTTCATCTCATATGGAATGTACCTGCCATTTGCCGTACAAGTCTCTCTTGCTGTCGGTGCTGTGCTTTAGTTTTCCATTTTTCTCTCATTTTGGCTCACAGCCGGTCTCTCCGTCTGCTACTGCCTGAGACTGGCCAATCCGTTACCAAAATGCTTTCTTCAGTTAAAAAGGAGACTCTCTCGCATTGTTACCCCACTTCTTCTGTGGTCAGTGGCAATTtcatttactgttactttttcaAATATCATATTGTACACAGGAACTAACCAGAACCTAACAATCCTTTATCATAATAATAAGTCTAATGTAAATGATGATTACAGCATCCCTGCTATTACATTTGGTATCAGCCTGCCCTCCATTATTACCTCTATTTGTATTCTACTTTCCCTGATATCGCTTCTGAGGCACATCCGGAGAATGAAGCAGAACCCTCAGGTCAGGAGTCCTCAGCTGAAGAACCTTATAAGAGCTTGCAGGACAATGTTTCTACTCATGActctgaattttctttttttcctgatCATTTTTAGTTTAATGGTACCGCTATATGATGTAGGAACTGTATGGAATATGGTGAGATCTTCGGGCATTGTGTTAATCCCATCAGGTCAAGCCGTTGTTCTGATCTTTGGAAATTCCAAGTTACTCGGTGCCTGGACAAAGACCTTGTTTCCTCAGTGA
- the t2r20 gene encoding bitter taste receptor 20, which produces MMSVVMTVILIVTWPCGTILNSSIIAVYLSDWKKGVKLGECDQISLSLGCTNILLQCFTTFGVASISYGLCFPLIEKVCLVVFTVLWFPVYLSFWLTAGLSICYCLRLVNLSPKFCIPLKRRLSHIVPPLLVWSVAISSIITVPMNWTIATDQNTTMMYYNISVNVVYLILETAFGISLPSIITSICIFLSLISLLRHIRRMKQNPQFGSPQLKNLIRACRTMFLLMALNFLFFLIIFSLMVPPYNVGTVWDMVRYSGIMLNPSGQAVVLIFGNSKLLSAWTKTLFRQ; this is translated from the coding sequence ATGATGTCCGTGGTCATGACGGTGATACTGATTGTAACATGGCCATGTGGGACCATCCTGAACTCATCCATTATAGCTGTCTATCTCAGCGACTGGAAGAAGGGAGTGAAACTTGGGGAGTGCGATCAGATCAGTCTCAGCTTGGGGTGCACCAACATTCTCTTGCAGTGCTTCACAACATTTGGAGTGGCATCCATATCATATGGACTATGCTTTCCGCTTATCGAAAAAGTCTGTTTAGTGGTCTTCACTGTGCTCTGGTTTCCTGTTTATCTCTCATTTTGGCTCACTGCCGGTCTCTCCATCTGCTACTGCCTGAGACTGGTCAATCTGTCACCTAAATTCTGCATTCCGTTAAAAAGGAGACTCTCTCATATTGTTCCCCCACTACTTGTGTGGTCAGTGGCAATTTCATCTATTATTACGGTTCCAATGAACTGGACTATAGCAACTGACCAGAATACAACAATGATGTATTATAATATTTCTGTTAATGTTGTTTACTTGATCCTTGAAACTGCATTTGGTATCAGCCTGCCCTCCATTATTACCTCTATTTGTATTTTCCTTTCCCTGATATCGCTCCTGAGGCACATCCGGAGGATGAAGCAGAACCCTCAGTTCGGGAGTCCTCAGCTGAAGAACCTTATAAGAGCTTGCAGGACAATGTTCCTACTCATGGctctgaattttctttttttcctgatAATTTTCAGTTTAATGGTACCGCCATATAATGTAGGAACTGTATGGGATATGGTGAGATATTCGGGCATCATGTTAAACCCATCAGGTCAAGCCGTTGTTCTGATCTTTGGAAATTCCAAGTTACTCAGTGCCTGGACAAAGACCTTGTTTCGTCAGTGA
- the t2r25 gene encoding bitter taste receptor 25 (The RefSeq protein has 2 substitutions compared to this genomic sequence) — protein MLAAYTVIVTVILIVTWLCGTILNSSIIAVYLSDWKKGVKCGECDQITLSMGCNYLLMQCFIIFFWAFRFYGLDLPFAEKLSFAISTVFWFSVFLSFWLTASLSICYCLRLVNLSSAVFNQIKGRLSRIFIPLLLWSVAISFIFPVTRIVDIKIDQNGTFIYHENISNVGILISAVAFNVCLPFIITSICIFLSLISLLRHIWRMKQNTQFGSPQLKNLIKACRTMFLLMALNLLFFLIICSSMLISDRMGTVWGKVVLLGNMLNPSCQAIVLIFGNSKLLGAWIKTLFPQ, from the coding sequence ATGCTGGCAGCGTACACAGTGATTGTCACAGTGATACTGATCGTAACATGGTTGTGTGGGACCATCCTGAACTCATCCATTATAGCTGTCTATCTCAGCGACTGGAAGAAGGGAGTTAAATGTGGGGAGTGCGATCAGATCACTCTCAGCATGGGGTGCAACTACCTACTCATGCAATGCTTCATAATATTTTTTTGGGCATTCAGGTTCTATGGACTGGACCTTCCATTTGCAGAAAAACTCTCTTTTGCTATCAGTACTGTGTTCTGGTTTTCTGTTTTTCTCTCCTTTTGGCTCACAGCCAGTCTCTCCATCTGCTACTGTCTCAGACTGGTCAGTCTATCGTCCGCAGTTTTTAATCAGATAAAAGGAAGACTCTCTCGCATTTTTATCCCTCTTCTTCTGTGGTCAGTggcaatttcatttatttttccagttaCCCGGATAGTTGACATAAAAATTGACCAGAACGGGACTTTTATTTATCATGAAAATACCTCTAATGTGGGTATTCTGATCTCTGCTGTTGCATTTAATGTCTGCCTGCCCTTCATTATTACCTCCATTTGTATATTTCTTTCCCTGATATCGCTCCTGAGGCACATCTGGAGGATGAAGCAGAACACTCAGTTTGGGAGTCCTCAGCTGAAGAACCTTATAAAAGCTTGCAGGACAATGTTCCTACTCATGGCTCTGAATTTGCTTTTCTTCCTGATAATTTGCAGTTCTATGCTGATATCAGATAGAATGGGAACTGTATGGGGCAAGGTGGTCTTGTTAGGAAACATGTTGAACCCCTCATGTCAAGCCATTGTTCTGATCTTTGGGAATTCCAAGTTACTCGGTGCCTGGATAAAGACCTTGTTTCCTCAGTGA
- the LOC108648843 gene encoding taste receptor type 2 member 40 yields the protein MLSALQVIWTVMLIVTWPCGTILNSSIIAVYLSDWKKGVKLGECDQISLSMGCTNLLLQCFITLGVAFLSYGLHLPFALKVSLAVGNIYWFSVYLSFWLTAVLSTCYCLRLVNLSSTLFIHLKRRLSVVVTPLLLWSVAISSIISVPLNWASAIVTDQNTTMMHYNISVNVVYLILETAFGICLPSIVTSICIVLSLISLLRHIRRMKQNTQFGSPKLKNLIRACRTMFLLMALNFLFFLIIFSSMVPPYSGDTIWQTVMFSCVMLNPSGQAVVLIFGNSKLLSAWSITLVPQG from the coding sequence ATGCTGTCGGCACTCCAGGTGATCTGGACGGTGATGCTCATTGTAACATGGCCATGTGGGACCATCCTGAACTCATCCATTATAGCTGTCTATCTCAGCGACTGGAAGAAGGGAGTGAAACTTGGGGAGTGCGATCAGATCAGTCTCAGTATGGGGTGCACCAACCTGCTCTTGCAGTGCTTCATAACGCTTGGAGTGGCCTTCCTCTCATATGGACTCCACCTGCCGTTTGCCTTAAAAGTTTCACTTGCTGTTGGCAACATTTACTGGTTTTCTGTTTATCTCTCATTTTGGCTCACTGCTGTTCTCTCCACCTGCTACTGCCTGAGACTGGTCAATCTGTCATCTACattgtttattcatttaaaaaggaGACTCTCTGTCGTTGTTACCCCACTCCTTCTGTGGTCAGTGGCAATTTCATCTATTATTTCAGTTCCACTGAATTGGGCATCAGCCATAGTAACTGACCAGAATACAACAATGATGCATTATAATATTTCTGTTAATGTTGTTTACTTGATCCTTGAAACTGCATTTGGTATCTGCCTGCCCTCCATTGTTACCTCTATTTGTATTGTACTTTCCCTGATATCGCTCCTGAGGCACATCCGGAGAATGAAGCAGAACACTCAGTTCGGGAGTCCTAAGCTGAAGAACCTTATAAGAGCTTGCAGGACAATGTTCCTACTCATGGctctgaattttctttttttcctgatAATTTTTAGTTCAATGGTACCGCCATATAGTGGGGACACAATATGGCAAACTGTGATGTTTTCATGCGTCATGTTAAACCCCTCAGGTCAAGCCGTTGTTCTGATCTTTGGAAATTCCAAGTTACTCAGTGCCTGGTCTATAACCTTAGTTCCTCAGGGATAG
- the t2r21 gene encoding bitter taste receptor 21 (The RefSeq protein has 1 substitution compared to this genomic sequence): protein MLSALQVIRAVMLIVTWPCGTILNSSIIAVYLSDWKKGVKLGECDQISLSMGCTNLLLQCFVTLGVAFLSYGLHLPFAVQVSFTVGHIYLFFVFLSFWLTASLSTCYCLRLVNPLPKCFIQLKRRLSRIVTPLLVWSVAISSITTVPMNWTLAIATDQNITTMSYNISVNVVHLIFETAFGIGLPSIITSICILLSLISLLRHIRRMKQNPQFGSPQLKNLIRACRTMFLLMALNLLFFLVILSSALPPYSGNTLWQTVIYSCVMLTPSGQATVLIFGNSKVLSAWSKTLVPQG, encoded by the coding sequence ATGCTGTCGGCACTCCAGGTGATCAGGGCGGTGATGCTCATTGTAACATGGCCATGTGGGACCATACTGAACTCATCCATTATAGCTGTCTATCTCAGCGACTGGAAGAAGGGAGTGAAACTTGGGGAGTGTGATCAGATCAGTCTCAGTATGGGGTGCACCAACCTGCTCTTGCAGTGCTTCGTAACGCTTGGAGTGGCCTTCCTCTCATATGGACTCCACCTGCCGTTTGCAGTACAAGTCTCATTTACCGTTGGCCACATttacttgttttttgtttttctctcatTTTGGCTCACAGCCAGTCTCTCCACCTGCTACTGCCTGAGACTGGTCAATCCGTTACCTAAATGCTTTATTCAGTTAAAAAGGAGACTCTCTCGCATTGTTACCCCACTCCTTGTGTGGTCAGTGGCAATTTCATCTATTACTACGGTTCCAATGAACTGGACATTAGCCATAGCAACTGACCAGAATATAACAACGATGTCTTATAATATTTCTGTTAATGTTGTTCACTTGATTTTTGAAACTGCATTTGGCATCGGCCTGCCCTCCATTATTACCTCTATTTGTATTCTACTTTCCCTGATATCGCTCCTGAGGCACATCCGGAGAATGAAGCAGAACCCTCAGTTCGGGAGTCCTCAGCTGAAGAACCTTATAAGAGCTTGCAGGACAATGTTCCTACTCATGGCTCTGAATTTGCTCTTTTTCCTGGTAATTTTGAGTTCAGCGCTACCCCCATATAGTGGGAATACTTTATGGCAAACTGTGATTTATTCATGCGTCATGTTAACCCCCTCAGGTCAAGCCGTTGTTCTGATCTTTGGAAATTCCAAGGTACTCAGTGCCTGGTCAAAAACCTTAGTTCCTCAGGGATAG
- the t2r49 gene encoding bitter taste receptor 49 — translation MLSALQLIRAVMLIVTWPCGTILNSSIIAVYLSDWKKGVKLGECDQISVSMGCTNLLLQCFVTLGVAFISYGLHLPFASKVSLAVGAVLWFSVFLSFWLTAGLSVCYCLRLVNPLPKCFIHLKRRLSRIVTPLLLWSVAISFIITVPINAIVGMATDQNITTNDHYIISSVIFMILDGAFGIGFPTLITSICILLSLISLLRHIRRMKQNPQFGNTQQKTLIGACRTMILLMALNSILFLVILRSMLPPYNVETIWQTVMFSCVMLNPSGQAVVLIFGNSKLLSAWTKTLVPQG, via the coding sequence ATGCTGTCAGCACTCCAGCTGATCAGGGCGGTGATGCTCATTGTAACCTGGCCATGTGGGACCATCCTGAACTCATCCATTATAGCTGTCTATCTCAGCGACTGGAAGAAGGGAGTGAAACTTGGGGAGTGCGATCAGATCTCTGTCAGTATGGGGTGCACCAACCTGCTCTTGCAGTGCTTCGTAACGCTTGGAGTGGCCTTCATCTCATATGGACTCCACCTGCCGTTTGCCTCAAAAGTCTCTCTTGCTGTCGGTGCTGTGCTCTGGTTTTCTGTTTTTCTCTCATTTTGGCTCACAGCCGGTCTCTCCGTCTGCTACTGCCTGAGACTGGTCAATCCGTTACCTAAATgctttattcatttaaaaaggaGACTCTCTCGCATTGTTACCCCACTTCTTCTGTGGTCAGTGGCAATTTCATTTATTATTACCGTTCCAATAAACGCCATAGTAGGCATGGCAACTGACCAGAATATAACAACAAATGATCATTATATTATTTCCAGTGTTATTTTTATGATCCTTGATGGTGCATTTGGCATTGGCTTTCCCACCCTTATTACCTCTATTTGCATTCTACTTTCCCTGATATCGCTCCTGAGGCACATCCGGAGAATGAAGCAGAACCCTCAGTTCGGGAACACCCAGCAGAAGACCCTTATAGGAGCTTGCAGGACCATGATCCTACTCATGGCTCTGAATTCTATTTTATTCCTGGTAATTTTGCGTTCAATGCTACCCCCATATAATGTGGAAACTATATGGCAAACTGTGATGTTTTCATGCGTCATGTTAAACCCCTCAGGTCAAGCCGTTGTTCTGATCTTTGGAAATTCCAAGTTACTCAGTGCCTGGACGAAAACCTTAGTTCCCCAGGGATAG